One window from the genome of Acinetobacter sp. ANC 7912 encodes:
- a CDS encoding DUF2339 domain-containing protein — protein MTTGQNELRMMWLISLVIVALSAWYLDYEIISYLCGLGFLISVMQYVNAVQQPLEDTAAQHQLSVPSYSKVPLYISSLIAIVGGAIDLKWLMGLGVTAWIFFLLRWLQRIELSMQQLQHRIKFLSSSQPIEFHNTPLPAFQQTPQTEPASSSLIEQIQRWIFQGNPVLKAAIGILVIGIILLLRFATEHWQLSLAMKLGLIALASVAVTGLGYRLIEKNRSFALALEGLGLGALFLTLFFAYYNLVVPSLLLASILFMLVMAVTLYLSFKQNSFELTVMAVLIAYIAPFTLPVRNATAVELIAYYLVINVGVAMLTSLKPWKILNQIAFLVTAIVGGSYALVHGNTSERYSMTSLILAHSSVFIWLGFRFSQLLAKADLSKFQLKPILDIALIFAAPITAYIFLYLIHFDDRSWQAGLSLIYAVVFAGCWFWSRHSHTLNIIANSYLSLMLIFMALIPPILLKGEWSVIGWAIEGVLIYCWALEKNLKVGQYLSMGLMIMAGLSSLYYLVELNPTPRHIFWTLSGCYLAVILVSQLKDKYIQQLDRLSIGFLSLLSFSASLTLFALLEDEFHLPDAHIYSLATVILIYAALNEIILRKNQDWSWLVPKWCGLTPLVFAGVVIAIDHSQNAILVWDSLLARLIFGISTLLLAWQWLRPSVGLQLSKEWVSLGALGSLALASLCLIPSMPYISMVILPLGLCFWSYRQSIDSAWPMLWQSNSTLILMAGWLLCSQLLSQQAFEFYLLPILNPFDLVSIAMLVGFIWMLLQQIRAGRDKGMMAVLMVLSLLWLSSYIVLRALHVYLGTPLNSLEVWNNATVQLSLTILWVLLAFATMWIATLKSLKPMWILGGSILVIVTLKLVLFDLSHIGTLTRVLSFLLAGGVMLLIAYVAPMPEGEKKA, from the coding sequence ATGACAACAGGGCAAAATGAATTGCGCATGATGTGGCTCATCAGCTTGGTAATTGTAGCGTTGAGTGCCTGGTATCTGGATTATGAAATTATTAGCTATCTCTGTGGGCTGGGTTTTTTAATTAGCGTGATGCAATACGTAAATGCTGTGCAGCAGCCACTTGAAGATACGGCGGCTCAACATCAATTGTCCGTACCGAGTTATTCCAAAGTCCCACTGTATATTTCTTCACTGATCGCCATCGTTGGTGGTGCAATTGACCTGAAATGGCTAATGGGACTGGGTGTCACGGCCTGGATTTTTTTCCTGTTGCGCTGGCTACAACGCATCGAGCTTTCGATGCAACAGTTACAGCATCGGATCAAGTTTTTATCATCCTCACAACCGATTGAATTTCACAATACTCCACTTCCAGCATTTCAGCAGACACCCCAAACAGAACCTGCTTCATCCAGTTTAATTGAACAGATCCAGCGCTGGATTTTCCAGGGCAATCCGGTGCTGAAAGCAGCCATTGGTATCCTGGTCATTGGCATCATTCTGTTACTGCGTTTTGCCACAGAGCACTGGCAATTGAGTCTAGCGATGAAGCTGGGACTGATTGCTCTAGCGAGTGTGGCAGTAACAGGGCTAGGCTACAGGCTGATTGAGAAAAACCGTAGTTTTGCATTGGCGCTAGAAGGGTTGGGGCTAGGAGCATTGTTCCTGACGTTATTCTTTGCCTATTACAATCTGGTTGTTCCAAGCCTGCTGCTGGCATCTATCCTGTTTATGCTGGTTATGGCAGTGACACTGTATCTCAGCTTTAAGCAGAACAGTTTTGAACTCACGGTGATGGCGGTGCTGATCGCCTACATTGCCCCGTTTACCTTGCCGGTACGCAATGCAACGGCTGTAGAGCTAATTGCTTATTACCTGGTGATCAATGTAGGTGTGGCAATGCTGACCAGTCTAAAACCCTGGAAAATCCTGAATCAGATTGCCTTTCTTGTCACAGCTATTGTGGGTGGAAGCTATGCCTTGGTTCATGGGAATACCTCCGAACGTTACAGTATGACCAGCCTGATTTTGGCGCATAGCTCGGTATTTATCTGGCTGGGGTTCCGTTTTAGCCAGTTGCTGGCTAAAGCAGACCTGAGCAAATTCCAGCTCAAGCCAATTCTAGATATTGCCTTGATTTTTGCTGCACCGATTACAGCTTATATTTTTCTATACTTGATTCATTTTGATGATCGCAGCTGGCAGGCAGGGCTGAGCCTGATTTATGCCGTAGTATTTGCTGGCTGCTGGTTCTGGTCACGCCATAGTCACACTTTAAATATCATTGCCAATAGTTATCTCAGTCTGATGCTAATTTTTATGGCTCTGATTCCACCAATTCTGCTGAAAGGGGAATGGAGTGTGATTGGCTGGGCGATTGAAGGTGTGCTGATCTATTGCTGGGCTTTGGAAAAGAATCTAAAGGTTGGCCAGTACCTGAGTATGGGGCTGATGATCATGGCCGGGCTGAGCAGTCTGTATTATCTGGTTGAGCTCAATCCAACGCCACGACATATCTTCTGGACACTCAGCGGCTGTTATTTAGCTGTGATTTTGGTCAGTCAGCTAAAAGACAAATATATACAACAGCTGGATAGGCTGAGTATTGGATTTCTGAGTCTGCTGAGTTTTTCTGCCAGCCTAACACTGTTTGCCTTGCTTGAAGATGAGTTTCATTTACCTGATGCACATATTTATAGTCTGGCAACAGTCATACTGATCTATGCGGCTTTAAATGAAATCATCCTGAGAAAAAATCAGGACTGGAGCTGGCTGGTTCCGAAATGGTGTGGTTTAACTCCATTGGTTTTTGCGGGTGTAGTTATCGCGATTGACCATAGTCAGAATGCCATACTGGTTTGGGATAGCTTATTAGCTCGTCTGATTTTTGGAATCTCAACTTTATTACTGGCCTGGCAATGGTTGCGACCATCCGTTGGATTACAACTTTCTAAAGAATGGGTAAGTCTAGGCGCTTTAGGCAGTCTGGCTTTGGCAAGCCTATGCCTGATTCCAAGTATGCCGTATATCAGTATGGTGATTTTACCGCTCGGGCTATGTTTCTGGTCCTATCGTCAATCTATTGATTCTGCCTGGCCAATGCTGTGGCAAAGCAACAGTACCTTGATCTTGATGGCTGGCTGGTTGCTGTGTTCACAGCTGTTAAGTCAGCAAGCTTTTGAGTTTTATCTACTGCCGATTCTGAATCCATTTGATCTGGTCAGTATTGCCATGCTGGTTGGTTTTATCTGGATGTTGCTGCAGCAAATCCGGGCAGGACGAGACAAAGGCATGATGGCTGTACTGATGGTGCTAAGCCTACTCTGGCTCTCCAGCTATATCGTACTGCGTGCGCTGCATGTTTATCTGGGCACGCCGTTGAATAGCCTAGAGGTATGGAACAATGCCACAGTTCAGCTGAGTCTGACCATTTTGTGGGTACTCTTGGCTTTCGCGACGATGTGGATTGCCACATTGAAATCCCTGAAACCGATGTGGATTTTAGGTGGCAGTATTCTGGTGATCGTAACCCTGAAATTGGTGCTGTTTGATCTGTCTCATATTGGAACGTTGACGCGGGTATTATCGTTCTTGCTGGCGGGTGGGGTGATGTTACTGATTGCTTATGTGGCACCGATGCCTGAGGGAGAGA
- the polA gene encoding DNA polymerase I — MPPFVLVDGSYFLFRAFHALPPLTTSTGLHTNAIRGAISAIQKLMRRTQPTHMAVIFDTPEPTFRHELSPIYKGDRPSMPSELSEQIPYLHALIKALGIPLHALPGAEADDIIGTLAKRAEALGHQVLISTGDKDMAQLVTEKVTLEDSFKERPMDINGVFEKFGVWPNQIVDYLTLMGDASDGIMGVPGIGAKTAAKLLNEYGSIGGILENVDKIKGKVGQNIKDNTDGIALDHQLASIVIDLDLSFGYDDLKLGEPNVEALRVLYTELEFRNQLQSLDHPNNPNNAKYKQAAQSIAAKPEPIATEDQADLTSGDDQLGQATYHTVLSQADWDALFSRLSTVKRFAFDTETTSLDYRVAQIVGFSVAFDAQDAYYIPLAHDYAGAPEQLNRETILAQIKPILEDDNIQKIGHHLKYDAHVLENHGIQLAGWYFDTMLASYVLNSVATRHGMDDVARLYLSHLTTTFEQVAGKGAKQKTFNQIDIETAAHYAAEDAHVTYRLYEVLHEKLKVHPELLNLLLNIEMPVARVLTSMEENGIQLDLAFLDQLGCDFAETMKNLEQQIEEMAGESFNVSSPKQVGEILFEKLGLKGGKKTSTGQYSTSESILEKLEHPIAELILNYRGLSKLKSTYTDGLCKQANNDTHRVHTSYHQALTATGRLSSTDPNLQNIPVREEIGRQIRKAFIAPEGRVLLAADYSQIELRLMAHFSQDDALVDAFMHGQDVHRRTAAEVLGVPLDQVTNDQRRQAKAVNFGLLYGMSEFGLIRQLGFTRQESQEYIKQYFHRYPGIYEYMQRTRQVALEQGFVETILGRRLYTPDIDARNMMVRKAAERAAINAPLQGSAADIIKMAMIEVDKMLPKGQAKMLLQVHDELVFEVDEAIADELAPKLAEVMQSVVQISVPLVVEVGKGKNWDEAH; from the coding sequence ATGCCACCATTTGTCTTGGTCGATGGCTCTTACTTTTTGTTTCGTGCCTTTCACGCGCTGCCACCGTTAACCACGTCAACCGGTTTACACACCAATGCAATCCGTGGTGCAATTTCTGCCATTCAAAAATTGATGCGCCGTACCCAGCCGACCCATATGGCGGTGATTTTCGATACCCCAGAACCGACTTTCCGTCATGAGCTGTCACCGATCTATAAAGGTGACCGTCCAAGCATGCCAAGTGAACTGTCTGAACAGATTCCATATTTACATGCCCTGATCAAAGCCTTGGGTATCCCACTCCATGCCCTGCCGGGTGCTGAAGCCGATGATATTATCGGAACCTTGGCGAAACGTGCTGAAGCCCTAGGTCATCAGGTACTGATCTCAACTGGTGATAAAGACATGGCGCAGCTGGTCACTGAAAAAGTCACTCTGGAAGACAGCTTTAAAGAACGCCCAATGGATATCAATGGCGTATTTGAAAAATTCGGCGTATGGCCAAACCAGATCGTGGATTACCTGACCCTGATGGGTGATGCTTCTGACGGTATCATGGGTGTACCGGGCATTGGTGCCAAAACTGCGGCGAAACTACTAAATGAATATGGTTCAATCGGTGGCATTCTGGAAAATGTCGACAAGATCAAAGGCAAGGTTGGCCAAAATATTAAAGACAATACCGACGGGATCGCACTGGATCATCAGCTGGCGAGTATTGTCATCGACCTTGATTTGAGCTTTGGTTATGATGACCTGAAACTGGGCGAACCAAATGTCGAAGCTTTGCGCGTGCTGTATACTGAACTGGAATTCCGGAACCAGCTGCAATCACTAGATCATCCGAATAATCCGAATAATGCCAAATATAAACAAGCGGCTCAATCTATTGCTGCTAAACCAGAGCCAATTGCCACTGAAGACCAGGCCGATTTAACCAGCGGTGATGACCAGCTTGGACAGGCAACCTATCACACAGTATTAAGCCAGGCCGATTGGGATGCCCTGTTTAGCCGCTTAAGCACTGTCAAACGTTTTGCTTTTGATACTGAAACTACCAGTCTGGACTATCGTGTCGCACAGATCGTTGGTTTCTCAGTGGCTTTTGATGCTCAAGATGCTTATTACATACCACTCGCACATGACTATGCCGGTGCCCCTGAACAACTGAATCGTGAAACCATTCTGGCGCAGATCAAGCCAATTCTGGAAGACGACAACATTCAGAAAATCGGCCATCACCTGAAATATGATGCGCATGTGCTGGAAAATCACGGTATCCAGTTGGCGGGCTGGTATTTCGATACCATGCTGGCCTCTTATGTACTGAACTCTGTCGCAACCCGTCATGGTATGGATGATGTTGCACGTTTGTACTTAAGTCATCTAACTACAACTTTTGAACAGGTTGCGGGTAAAGGTGCCAAGCAGAAGACCTTTAATCAGATCGATATCGAGACCGCTGCACACTATGCTGCAGAAGATGCGCATGTGACCTATCGTCTATACGAAGTGCTGCATGAAAAACTCAAAGTTCATCCAGAATTACTCAATCTCCTTTTAAATATTGAAATGCCGGTGGCACGTGTGCTGACCAGCATGGAAGAAAACGGTATTCAACTGGATCTAGCTTTCCTGGATCAGTTGGGCTGTGACTTCGCCGAAACCATGAAAAATCTGGAACAGCAGATTGAAGAAATGGCCGGTGAATCTTTCAATGTCAGCTCACCGAAACAGGTTGGTGAAATCCTGTTTGAAAAATTGGGACTCAAAGGCGGCAAAAAAACGTCGACCGGCCAGTACAGTACCAGTGAAAGCATTCTGGAAAAACTGGAACATCCGATTGCCGAGCTGATCCTGAATTACCGTGGTCTGTCTAAACTGAAAAGTACCTATACCGACGGACTGTGCAAGCAGGCCAATAATGATACCCATCGTGTACATACCAGTTACCATCAAGCTCTGACTGCGACGGGTCGCCTGTCTTCAACCGATCCGAACCTGCAAAACATTCCAGTACGTGAAGAAATTGGCCGTCAGATCCGTAAAGCCTTTATCGCGCCTGAAGGTCGTGTTTTACTCGCTGCCGACTATTCACAAATCGAACTGCGTCTGATGGCACACTTCTCTCAGGATGATGCCTTAGTGGATGCATTTATGCATGGTCAGGACGTGCACCGTCGTACGGCGGCTGAAGTACTAGGTGTACCATTGGACCAAGTGACCAACGACCAGCGTCGTCAGGCGAAGGCGGTGAATTTCGGTCTGCTCTATGGCATGTCTGAATTCGGTCTAATCCGTCAGCTCGGCTTTACCCGTCAGGAATCACAGGAATACATCAAACAATATTTCCACCGCTATCCGGGCATCTATGAATACATGCAGCGCACCCGTCAGGTGGCATTAGAACAGGGCTTTGTTGAAACCATTCTGGGCCGTCGTCTGTATACCCCGGACATTGATGCCCGTAATATGATGGTGCGTAAAGCGGCTGAACGTGCTGCGATCAATGCTCCACTACAAGGTTCTGCGGCCGACATCATCAAAATGGCGATGATCGAAGTCGACAAGATGCTGCCGAAAGGCCAAGCCAAAATGTTACTGCAAGTACACGATGAATTGGTTTTTGAAGTCGATGAGGCGATTGCCGATGAACTTGCACCGAAACTGGCAGAAGTGATGCAATCAGTCGTACAGATTTCTGTACCGCTGGTGGTAGAAGTGGGTAAAGGAAAGAATTGGGATGAGGCGCACTAA
- a CDS encoding YggT family protein — MGANSALIFGIIINVAILLVFFRFLMQLATVSPYNPVVLSTVKATRIVDIFSRILPTLAKGRVNTAALALLVVLYLLKIFGVMYLSGGMPNGPIHLVVLTFVTMIQDLIRFCRYLIFATIILSWVVMFTQSRSPYIEVIQELAEPLLAPFRRIMPNMGMIDLSPILAILALMVVDIIMREVAMVLLTGF; from the coding sequence ATGGGTGCAAATTCTGCGCTAATTTTTGGCATTATTATTAACGTCGCAATTTTGCTCGTATTTTTCCGCTTTTTAATGCAGCTGGCTACTGTCAGTCCTTACAACCCGGTAGTACTTTCAACTGTCAAAGCCACCCGGATTGTAGACATTTTTAGCCGTATCTTGCCAACGCTGGCAAAGGGGCGTGTCAATACTGCGGCGCTGGCATTACTGGTAGTGCTGTATCTGCTGAAAATCTTTGGCGTGATGTACCTGTCTGGGGGCATGCCGAATGGTCCGATTCATCTGGTGGTTCTGACTTTTGTCACCATGATTCAGGATTTAATTCGTTTCTGCCGTTATCTGATTTTTGCCACCATTATCTTGAGCTGGGTGGTAATGTTTACCCAATCCCGTTCGCCATATATTGAAGTGATTCAGGAACTGGCTGAACCGTTACTAGCTCCGTTCCGCCGGATTATGCCGAATATGGGCATGATTGATCTGTCACCAATCTTGGCGATTCTGGCCCTGATGGTGGTGGACATCATCATGCGTGAAGTGGCAATGGTATTGCTGACTGGTTTCTAA
- the proC gene encoding pyrroline-5-carboxylate reductase, whose product MSAALNCNITFIGGGNMAQALIGGLVARGLAPSRITVSDPVEQVRTLLAEKEVNVTDDNIAAIKDADIVLFAVKPQVLAGVLKPLNGLLDGKLVISIVAGAEIATLSALLGTDRIVRVMPNTPALVQTGAHGLFAKAEVGAEDRELASQVLASTGLTIWVNSEAQIDAVTAVSGSGPAYFFYMMESMIRAGMNLGLDEKVATALTLQTALGAAQMAITSPNSPAQLRKNVTSPNGTTQAAIEVFDRAQISQNIQAALAAAAKRSQELAQELSDSSK is encoded by the coding sequence ATGAGCGCAGCTTTAAATTGTAATATTACTTTCATTGGTGGCGGTAACATGGCCCAAGCCCTGATTGGCGGCCTGGTTGCACGTGGTTTGGCACCGAGCCGTATTACAGTTTCTGATCCGGTAGAACAGGTTCGTACATTGCTTGCTGAAAAAGAAGTGAATGTGACTGATGACAATATTGCTGCGATCAAGGATGCTGATATTGTACTGTTTGCAGTAAAACCACAGGTTTTGGCTGGGGTGCTGAAACCGCTGAATGGTTTACTGGATGGCAAGCTGGTGATTTCGATCGTGGCGGGTGCTGAGATTGCGACACTATCTGCATTGTTAGGTACAGACCGTATCGTTCGTGTGATGCCAAATACACCGGCACTGGTGCAGACTGGTGCACATGGTCTGTTCGCCAAAGCAGAAGTGGGTGCGGAAGATCGTGAGCTGGCAAGTCAGGTTTTGGCTTCAACTGGTCTGACAATTTGGGTAAACTCAGAAGCACAAATTGATGCCGTAACTGCTGTGTCTGGTTCAGGTCCTGCTTATTTCTTCTATATGATGGAAAGTATGATCCGTGCAGGCATGAACTTGGGTCTAGATGAGAAAGTGGCAACAGCTTTGACGCTACAAACCGCTTTGGGGGCAGCACAAATGGCGATTACCAGTCCAAATTCTCCGGCACAATTACGTAAAAATGTGACTTCACCAAATGGTACGACTCAGGCCGCAATTGAAGTGTTTGACCGTGCCCAGATTTCTCAGAATATTCAGGCAGCACTGGCTGCTGCAGCAAAACGCAGCCAGGAGCTTGCGCAAGAGCTTAGCGACAGCAGTAAGTAA
- the tilS gene encoding tRNA lysidine(34) synthetase TilS, with amino-acid sequence MRSTLPAFNEVWQRQFRSGFLKQLQEFPAETKFLIGCSGGVDSMLLLHLMFFLCPEKIRAIYVDHQLQSISGEWGNFVHQQCQKLNISCIVQPVEVAQGNLEQQAREARYQAYLKYLQPNEILVLAHHHQDQAETLMLRLLSGAGVDGLSAMKRVDVRADLTIWRPLLDISREQICQWAADLKIQNIEDPTNQDSYYDRAWARQILWPLLSERFPKMQAALARTADLMQDAQEILQDVLQQDTQACIQDNILDLAKFAALSAARQRQLLSNWMKGEGQYRPSLDMVQRLQREVIEARQDAQAALHWQGFYYVRYQQQMHKLGKEVYLADQHSFPVEQQIICTLSDLLELPSGKFQIQETEFGLSADLLNQHLKLTPRQGGEKIHLHDRVGSWPLKKAIQEAQIFPWMRHTIQILSIDDVMLGVFTPKGFWLAESAYCVAGGWQPISVSSISEHKDEH; translated from the coding sequence ATGCGAAGCACGTTACCAGCGTTTAATGAAGTTTGGCAGCGACAATTTAGGTCTGGTTTCTTAAAACAGCTGCAGGAATTTCCTGCAGAGACGAAATTTCTCATCGGATGCAGTGGCGGCGTGGATTCCATGCTGTTACTGCATCTGATGTTTTTTTTATGCCCGGAAAAAATCCGCGCGATTTATGTCGATCACCAGCTGCAAAGCATCAGTGGGGAATGGGGAAATTTTGTTCATCAGCAATGTCAGAAGCTAAATATTTCCTGCATTGTTCAGCCAGTCGAAGTGGCGCAAGGAAATTTGGAACAGCAGGCGCGTGAAGCTCGTTATCAGGCTTATCTAAAATATTTACAGCCCAATGAAATATTAGTATTGGCACATCATCACCAGGATCAGGCTGAAACCTTGATGCTGCGTCTGCTTTCGGGTGCAGGAGTTGATGGTTTATCCGCGATGAAGCGGGTTGATGTTCGGGCAGATTTGACCATCTGGCGGCCACTGCTGGACATTTCGCGTGAGCAGATTTGCCAATGGGCAGCGGATTTAAAGATTCAGAATATCGAAGATCCGACCAACCAGGACAGCTATTATGACAGGGCTTGGGCGCGGCAAATTCTCTGGCCTTTGCTGAGCGAACGTTTTCCAAAAATGCAGGCAGCATTAGCTCGCACCGCTGATTTAATGCAGGATGCGCAGGAAATTTTGCAAGATGTACTTCAGCAGGATACCCAAGCTTGTATCCAAGATAATATTTTAGATCTCGCTAAATTTGCTGCGTTATCGGCAGCTCGTCAGCGCCAATTGTTATCAAATTGGATGAAAGGTGAAGGGCAATACCGGCCTTCACTGGATATGGTGCAACGCCTGCAACGTGAGGTAATTGAGGCTCGTCAGGATGCTCAGGCTGCATTACATTGGCAAGGTTTTTATTATGTACGCTACCAACAGCAGATGCATAAGCTGGGGAAAGAAGTCTATCTGGCAGATCAGCATTCATTTCCAGTCGAACAACAAATCATCTGCACACTTAGCGATCTTCTTGAACTTCCATCCGGAAAATTTCAGATTCAGGAGACAGAATTCGGATTATCAGCAGATTTATTGAATCAGCACTTGAAACTGACACCGCGCCAAGGTGGCGAAAAGATCCATTTACATGACCGTGTCGGCTCTTGGCCACTGAAAAAAGCCATTCAGGAAGCGCAAATATTTCCCTGGATGCGGCATACAATTCAAATATTAAGCATAGATGATGTTATGCTAGGCGTGTTTACACCTAAAGGATTTTGGTTGGCAGAATCTGCCTATTGCGTGGCAGGGGGGTGGCAGCCAATTTCAGTCTCTTCAATCTCAGAACACAAAGACGAGCATTAA
- a CDS encoding acetyl-CoA carboxylase carboxyltransferase subunit alpha has translation MKNKATPSKAWKTVQIARHPERPQFLDYVGEIFTEFDALHGDRLYGDDGAMIGGLARFEGQPVMVIGQHRGRSTREKLQHNFGMSNPEGYRKAQRLLRMAERFNLPVFTFIDTMGAYPGVGAEERGQAEAIASSLAQLSNLKVPVVATVLGEGGSGGALGIGVADRVVMLSHSIYSVISPEGCASILWKTAEKAEQASEALALTAEKLQQMGIVEYVVDEGEGAHLNPEQVMQDLKGVLKEALSELQPMEAEARCEARYQRLMKFGSDNLGLVS, from the coding sequence ATGAAAAATAAAGCGACTCCATCAAAAGCATGGAAGACCGTGCAGATTGCACGTCATCCTGAACGTCCACAATTTCTGGACTATGTGGGTGAAATATTCACTGAATTTGATGCTTTACATGGTGACCGTCTCTATGGTGACGATGGTGCAATGATTGGTGGCCTGGCACGTTTTGAAGGTCAGCCAGTGATGGTGATTGGTCAGCACCGTGGCCGTAGTACCCGTGAAAAATTACAGCATAACTTCGGTATGTCGAACCCAGAAGGCTACCGTAAGGCACAACGTTTATTAAGAATGGCAGAGCGTTTTAACCTGCCGGTATTTACCTTTATTGATACCATGGGTGCTTACCCAGGCGTAGGTGCGGAAGAACGTGGTCAGGCGGAAGCAATTGCCTCTTCACTGGCGCAACTATCGAATCTGAAAGTGCCTGTTGTAGCGACTGTACTAGGTGAAGGCGGTTCTGGCGGTGCACTGGGGATCGGTGTGGCAGACCGTGTAGTGATGCTGTCTCATAGTATCTACTCGGTGATTTCACCAGAAGGCTGTGCTTCAATCCTTTGGAAAACGGCAGAAAAAGCAGAACAGGCGAGTGAGGCTTTAGCGCTGACTGCAGAAAAACTGCAGCAAATGGGTATTGTGGAATATGTGGTCGATGAAGGTGAAGGCGCCCATTTAAACCCTGAACAGGTGATGCAAGACCTGAAAGGTGTATTAAAAGAAGCCTTAAGTGAATTGCAACCGATGGAAGCAGAGGCACGATGCGAAGCACGTTACCAGCGTTTAATGAAGTTTGGCAGCGACAATTTAGGTCTGGTTTCTTAA
- the ppx gene encoding exopolyphosphatase yields the protein MSDFLIDEELLAAIDMGSNSFHLAIARVDHGEVKKVASMSEKVQLAAGLDENKNLTEAAQQRGLACLARFVGRLGSVQPNRLRIVATNALRQAKNGHEFIQKAAEILPKPIEIIAGREEARLIYLGVSHTMANSGRRLVIDIGGGSTELIIGEEFEPIHTESVQMGCVTFTKKFFADGEISHKAFDKAVTAARKEISGIASTYKAAGWDAVVGSSGTIKACRQICVNMGWSNECEELTREGLEKLKDKLLKNKNVAEMNFEGLKEDRRAVLPAGIAILYAVFDVLNVDHLVYSDGALREGVMYDLLGRFKHEDIRDRSVHALMGRYNADVKQAERVVKTAQKLFDDVAEDLNLNSDDGDLLRRAAYLHEIGLAISHSGYHRHGAYLLQHSDIAGFSQVDQNQLSHLVAHHRRKLRSDAKVDVNKVGGSRLLYLCLLLRLAVLVNHSRSDEMLPAIELKVKNAQQWQLSVAGDAKQWPLLVAELHDEQLQFKHWDIDLSIQSEQFVD from the coding sequence ATGTCTGATTTTTTGATTGATGAAGAATTACTCGCCGCCATCGATATGGGATCAAACAGCTTTCACTTGGCAATAGCCCGTGTGGATCATGGCGAAGTCAAAAAAGTAGCATCAATGTCAGAAAAAGTTCAGCTCGCAGCCGGTCTGGATGAAAACAAGAACTTAACTGAAGCTGCGCAGCAACGTGGCCTGGCCTGTTTGGCCCGTTTTGTCGGCCGTTTAGGTTCAGTGCAGCCGAACCGTTTGCGTATTGTCGCAACCAATGCCTTGCGCCAAGCTAAAAATGGCCATGAATTTATTCAAAAAGCCGCAGAAATATTACCGAAACCGATTGAAATTATTGCTGGTCGTGAAGAGGCCCGTCTGATTTATCTTGGTGTATCGCATACCATGGCTAACAGTGGCCGCCGTCTGGTCATCGACATCGGTGGCGGGTCAACCGAACTGATCATTGGTGAAGAGTTTGAACCGATCCATACGGAATCGGTACAGATGGGCTGTGTTACCTTTACCAAAAAATTTTTTGCCGATGGTGAAATCAGCCATAAAGCCTTTGATAAGGCGGTCACTGCTGCACGTAAAGAAATTTCCGGAATTGCCAGTACCTATAAAGCAGCCGGTTGGGATGCTGTTGTCGGTTCGAGTGGTACCATCAAAGCCTGTCGCCAGATCTGTGTGAATATGGGCTGGAGCAACGAGTGCGAAGAACTGACCCGTGAAGGTCTGGAAAAACTCAAAGATAAACTGCTTAAAAATAAAAATGTCGCAGAGATGAACTTTGAAGGTCTGAAAGAAGACCGTCGAGCTGTTTTGCCCGCTGGAATTGCGATTCTGTATGCGGTATTTGATGTTCTGAATGTCGATCATCTAGTGTATTCAGATGGTGCGCTACGTGAAGGTGTAATGTACGACCTGTTAGGCCGTTTCAAGCATGAAGATATCCGTGACCGTTCTGTGCATGCCCTGATGGGACGTTATAACGCCGATGTCAAACAGGCTGAGCGTGTGGTGAAAACGGCACAAAAACTGTTTGATGATGTCGCTGAAGATTTAAATCTCAATAGTGATGATGGCGATTTGCTGCGTCGAGCAGCTTATCTGCATGAGATAGGTCTGGCGATCAGTCACAGTGGTTATCACCGTCATGGTGCTTACCTGTTACAGCATTCTGATATTGCCGGTTTCTCGCAAGTTGATCAGAACCAGTTGTCACATTTGGTCGCACATCATCGCCGCAAATTGCGCAGTGATGCCAAGGTTGATGTGAATAAAGTCGGTGGTTCAAGACTTTTATACTTGTGTTTGCTGCTTCGTCTGGCGGTTTTGGTCAATCATAGTCGCAGCGATGAGATGCTTCCTGCCATTGAACTGAAGGTCAAGAATGCGCAACAATGGCAACTCAGTGTCGCGGGTGATGCCAAACAATGGCCATTACTTGTCGCTGAACTGCATGATGAACAGCTGCAGTTTAAACATTGGGATATTGATCTCTCAATTCAGTCTGAACAATTTGTTGATTAA
- the trxA gene encoding thioredoxin, protein MSGNIVNTTDANFEADVLQSDVPVLVDFWAGWCAPCKAIAPVLEVLADEYQGKVKIVKVDVTSCEATAVNFNIRNIPALLLFKNGEVVATQVGAAPKSKLAAFIEQNI, encoded by the coding sequence ATGTCTGGCAACATCGTAAACACAACTGACGCAAACTTCGAAGCAGACGTTCTTCAATCAGACGTTCCTGTATTGGTAGACTTCTGGGCTGGCTGGTGTGCGCCATGTAAAGCTATTGCACCAGTGCTTGAAGTACTTGCAGACGAATACCAAGGTAAAGTCAAAATCGTAAAAGTGGATGTGACTTCTTGCGAAGCGACTGCAGTGAATTTCAACATCCGTAACATCCCTGCACTGTTATTGTTCAAAAACGGTGAAGTGGTTGCAACTCAAGTGGGTGCTGCACCTAAATCTAAACTGGCTGCGTTCATCGAACAAAATATCTAA